A DNA window from Natranaerovirga pectinivora contains the following coding sequences:
- the folB gene encoding dihydroneopterin aldolase has protein sequence MDKIIMKNLGFYGYHGVLQEEKTLGQKFFIDVELYVDLKKAGETDDLNYTINYATVYDLIKDITENKVFNLIEALGEHIVNKILSHYQEIKEINIRIKKPEAPVKGIYDYFGVELRRKRNG, from the coding sequence ATGGATAAAATAATAATGAAAAACTTAGGATTTTACGGTTACCATGGCGTTTTACAAGAAGAAAAGACATTAGGACAAAAGTTTTTTATAGATGTTGAATTATATGTTGATCTAAAAAAAGCAGGAGAAACAGATGATTTGAATTACACCATTAATTATGCAACAGTATATGATCTAATAAAAGACATAACAGAGAATAAAGTATTTAATCTTATAGAAGCATTAGGAGAGCATATTGTAAATAAGATACTAAGTCATTATCAAGAAATAAAAGAAATTAATATAAGGATAAAAAAACCAGAAGCACCAGTTAAAGGCATATATGATTACTTTGGAGTTGAACTAAGGAGAAAAAGAAATGGCTAA
- a CDS encoding aminotransferase class IV, with translation MFVNINGKNIPQVSSNVSPLKEGFSYGYGVFETIKFEKNKIYFLKEHLQRLFDGCKKLNINPTFNEEQIIQHSKEIIKKNELDNGVLKITIAKNNQESDLIITVRKNTYTKEQYEKGFRLSFTEVKRNQDSLLVNIKSNNYIENLIARQKAIETGFDEVIFENTKNHICEGAISNIFFIKNSVVYTPAIECGLLPGIIRDKIISIGKGLKLIVRTGQYSKEDLLTSDEIFITNSLLEIMPVVQLENKKYDIKTNLITKMLIRELNEIKENY, from the coding sequence ATGTTTGTTAATATAAATGGCAAGAATATACCCCAAGTAAGTAGTAATGTATCCCCTTTAAAAGAAGGGTTTTCTTACGGGTATGGTGTTTTTGAAACAATTAAATTCGAGAAAAATAAAATATATTTTTTAAAAGAACACTTACAACGACTTTTTGATGGTTGTAAAAAATTAAACATTAACCCAACTTTTAATGAAGAACAAATAATACAACATTCAAAAGAAATTATTAAGAAAAATGAATTAGACAACGGTGTCTTAAAAATTACTATTGCTAAAAACAATCAAGAAAGTGACTTAATCATTACAGTAAGAAAAAACACATATACTAAGGAACAGTATGAAAAAGGATTCAGACTATCTTTTACAGAAGTAAAAAGAAACCAAGACTCTTTATTAGTCAATATAAAATCAAATAACTATATAGAAAATCTAATTGCAAGGCAAAAAGCAATAGAAACTGGATTTGATGAAGTGATATTTGAAAACACAAAAAATCATATTTGTGAAGGTGCCATATCCAATATATTTTTTATCAAAAACAGTGTTGTATATACCCCAGCCATAGAATGTGGATTGTTGCCAGGAATTATAAGAGATAAAATAATAAGTATTGGAAAAGGGTTAAAATTAATTGTAAGAACAGGTCAATACTCAAAAGAAGACCTATTAACTTCAGATGAAATATTCATCACCAATTCCTTATTAGAAATAATGCCTGTGGTTCAATTAGAAAATAAAAAGTACGACATTAAGACGAACCTTATTACAAAAATGTTAATTAGAGAATTAAATGAAATAAAAGAAAACTATTAA
- the pabB gene encoding aminodeoxychorismate synthase component I: MYIKEVKTSLDSFELYTVFKDRDYSFILDSSMNHNRLGEYSFIGFDPYLLFESKGNEVRIKKDGMEEIITEDPFHKLKEILKIYQMDYKADLPFVGGLVGYLSYDLCHFIEKFPRTAVDDVNIPDCHFGLYDGVIVIDHINEKTYITSLGIKGEEKNIVAEIEKAIEESENRSIQKSVKKKNKDIVLKSNIEKRDYLRKVQKIKEYIKAGDIYQANMTQRFECELEESPYELYKRLRAINPSPFGGFIDFGQGQILSSSPERFIKIKDRNIETRPIKGTRPRGKTPEEDILNREELINSEKDKAELLMIVDLERNDIGKIAKTGSVKVTELFHLEEYATVYHLVSTVVGEIKEDYDVIDCIKATFPGGSITGAPKIRAMEIIDELEPTQRNIYTGSIGYIGLNGDVDLNIVIRTILCKDHKAYFQVGGGIVWDSDPESEYEETLHKGRALVRALKE, translated from the coding sequence ATGTATATTAAAGAAGTAAAAACATCCCTAGATTCTTTTGAATTATATACAGTATTTAAAGATAGAGATTATAGTTTTATATTGGATAGCAGTATGAACCATAATAGATTGGGAGAGTACTCCTTTATAGGATTTGACCCTTATTTACTCTTTGAAAGTAAGGGAAATGAAGTGCGAATAAAAAAAGATGGTATGGAAGAAATAATTACTGAAGATCCATTTCATAAATTAAAAGAAATTCTTAAAATTTATCAAATGGATTATAAAGCAGACTTGCCTTTTGTAGGGGGATTAGTTGGCTACTTATCCTATGACTTATGCCACTTTATAGAAAAATTCCCAAGAACAGCAGTGGATGATGTGAATATTCCAGATTGTCATTTTGGGTTATATGATGGGGTTATCGTAATTGATCATATCAATGAGAAAACCTATATTACATCATTAGGTATAAAAGGGGAAGAAAAAAACATAGTAGCTGAAATAGAAAAAGCAATAGAAGAAAGTGAAAATAGAAGTATACAAAAGAGTGTAAAGAAGAAAAATAAAGATATAGTTCTAAAATCAAATATAGAAAAAAGAGATTACTTAAGAAAAGTACAAAAAATTAAAGAGTATATAAAAGCAGGGGACATATACCAAGCCAATATGACTCAAAGATTTGAGTGTGAATTAGAAGAAAGTCCTTATGAATTATATAAAAGACTTAGGGCAATAAACCCATCACCTTTTGGTGGATTTATTGATTTTGGACAAGGTCAAATACTCTCTAGTTCTCCAGAGAGATTTATAAAAATTAAAGATAGAAACATAGAAACAAGACCCATAAAAGGGACTAGGCCTAGAGGAAAAACCCCAGAGGAAGATATTCTTAATAGAGAAGAACTGATAAATAGTGAAAAAGACAAAGCCGAGCTTCTTATGATTGTTGACTTAGAAAGAAATGATATAGGAAAGATTGCAAAGACAGGTTCAGTAAAGGTGACAGAGCTTTTTCACTTAGAAGAATATGCGACGGTTTATCACTTGGTTTCAACAGTGGTTGGAGAAATAAAAGAAGACTATGATGTTATTGATTGTATTAAGGCAACTTTTCCAGGTGGTTCTATAACAGGTGCACCCAAAATAAGAGCTATGGAAATTATTGATGAATTAGAACCAACTCAAAGGAATATATACACAGGATCCATAGGGTATATAGGTTTAAATGGGGATGTGGATTTAAACATTGTTATAAGAACCATCCTTTGTAAAGATCATAAAGCCTATTTTCAAGTAGGTGGAGGTATTGTTTGGGACTCTGATCCAGAATCAGAATATGAAGAAACATTACACAAAGGCAGGGCATTGGTAAGGGCATTAAAGGAATAA
- a CDS encoding MATE family efflux transporter has product MKNKLDLQNDNIKKLFFSYLIPSICGTIVTSIYILVDTIMIGKGISNYAVAGLNIILPLFTLFFGTGLLFGVGGSVLLSYYRGKKDYVNEDQCFSTAVVLNILASIFYVVIFIVFFEEIIYFLGATDHTIKYITDYGMVFAVGIPFFICSSFLQTFLRNDKAAKLAMMAVVSGGILNILLDYYFIFVFKWGMKGAAMATVIGNMTTCIILLMHFRSKRNKLFFRFNGISIQKIKDIIINGLSTFSNEISLGIVIFIFNIQLLRYIGDIGVMVYGVIANTTAIATSLCNGISQAVQPIASTNYGGGRMDRIKHLKKLGLNTAFITGTIFCVAGLLFPKFIINIFLRPNEEIITLGVQGISIFFISFIGLSGNIFLNNFYQAVLNPERALLISLLRGVILSLLFVFILPPFLGVTGIWLAMPLAETITLLVAINKSYKNKLLL; this is encoded by the coding sequence ATGAAAAATAAATTAGACTTACAAAATGATAATATTAAGAAACTGTTTTTCTCATATCTAATACCCTCCATTTGTGGCACAATCGTCACTTCTATTTATATATTAGTAGATACCATAATGATTGGAAAAGGCATTAGCAATTATGCTGTTGCAGGGTTAAACATTATATTGCCATTGTTTACCTTGTTTTTTGGAACAGGTCTTCTATTTGGCGTAGGAGGCTCTGTTCTACTGTCTTATTATAGAGGTAAAAAAGATTATGTTAATGAAGATCAATGCTTCTCAACAGCAGTTGTATTAAATATATTAGCGAGTATTTTTTATGTGGTAATATTTATTGTATTTTTTGAGGAAATTATTTACTTTTTAGGTGCCACAGACCACACCATAAAATACATTACTGATTATGGAATGGTATTTGCTGTAGGAATTCCTTTTTTTATATGTTCTTCTTTTTTGCAAACATTCCTTCGCAATGATAAAGCTGCAAAACTAGCAATGATGGCTGTAGTATCCGGTGGTATCTTAAACATCCTTTTAGATTACTACTTTATATTTGTTTTTAAATGGGGTATGAAAGGTGCCGCTATGGCAACTGTAATCGGAAATATGACTACTTGTATTATTCTATTAATGCATTTTAGATCGAAGAGGAATAAATTATTCTTTAGGTTTAATGGTATATCAATACAAAAAATTAAAGATATCATTATAAATGGGCTATCTACATTTTCTAATGAAATATCATTAGGCATTGTTATATTTATATTTAATATTCAATTATTAAGGTATATAGGTGATATTGGTGTAATGGTTTATGGTGTTATTGCTAATACAACAGCCATAGCTACTTCCTTATGTAATGGTATTTCCCAAGCAGTACAACCTATCGCCTCCACAAATTATGGCGGAGGTAGAATGGATAGGATAAAACACCTGAAAAAACTCGGATTAAATACAGCATTTATAACGGGAACAATATTTTGTGTTGCAGGTTTACTTTTTCCAAAGTTTATCATTAACATATTCTTAAGACCTAATGAAGAAATAATAACTTTAGGCGTTCAAGGCATATCGATATTTTTTATTTCCTTTATAGGTCTTTCAGGAAATATTTTTTTAAATAATTTTTATCAAGCGGTATTAAACCCAGAAAGAGCTTTGTTAATAAGTTTGTTAAGAGGGGTAATATTAAGTTTATTATTTGTATTTATTCTGCCACCATTTTTAGGTGTAACTGGAATTTGGCTAGCGATGCCATTAGCTGAAACCATAACCTTGTTGGTTGCTATTAATAAAAGCTATAAAAATAAGTTATTATTATAA
- the folE gene encoding GTP cyclohydrolase I FolE produces MDRQKIENAVRDILAAIGEDPNREGLLDTPKRIAKMYEEIFSGLNEDPKEHLEIYFEEENHEELVLVKDIPFYSVCEHHLVPFHGIAHVGYIPKNGKLTGLSKLARVVETVARRPQLQERLTSTIADAIEEKLSPYGVIVVVEAEHMCMTMRGVKKSGSKTLTSAVRGVFQKDGKVRAEAISLINFGR; encoded by the coding sequence ATGGACAGGCAAAAGATAGAAAATGCAGTTAGAGATATTCTAGCAGCTATTGGAGAAGACCCTAATAGAGAAGGCCTCCTTGATACACCAAAAAGAATAGCCAAAATGTACGAAGAAATTTTCAGTGGGTTAAATGAAGACCCAAAAGAGCATTTGGAAATATATTTTGAAGAAGAGAATCACGAAGAATTGGTATTGGTAAAAGACATACCTTTTTATTCTGTATGTGAACATCATTTGGTACCATTTCACGGAATAGCCCATGTTGGATACATTCCTAAAAATGGTAAACTAACAGGATTGAGTAAGTTAGCAAGAGTAGTTGAAACAGTGGCTAGAAGACCACAATTACAAGAAAGATTAACCTCAACCATTGCTGATGCAATAGAGGAAAAATTAAGCCCATATGGTGTAATTGTAGTTGTTGAAGCGGAACATATGTGTATGACTATGAGAGGGGTTAAGAAATCCGGATCAAAAACCCTTACATCTGCTGTTAGAGGTGTATTCCAAAAGGATGGTAAAGTAAGAGCTGAAGCTATCTCATTAATCAATTTCGGAAGATAG
- the folP gene encoding dihydropteroate synthase has protein sequence MNSIKSTLNRKVTIKCGNKTFQFGTKTYIMGILNITPDSFSDGGNYFELYKAIEHANEMIKEGADIIDVGGESTRPGADEVDVKTELKRVLPIVEKLVAEVNIPISVDTYKAEVAEKVLEAGAHMINDVWGLQREPQIANIVAKYNVPVVIMHNQKGTEYKTDIMESIKEFLKKSIQIAKTAGIQEENIIVDPGLGFGKNFEQNIEVMSRLGELNELGYPILLGTSRKSMIGKILDLEPKARVEGTLSTTVMGIIQGVDMVRVHDIKENFRTIKVTDKIVRS, from the coding sequence ATGAATAGTATAAAATCTACTTTAAATAGAAAAGTAACTATAAAATGTGGCAATAAAACCTTTCAATTTGGTACCAAAACTTATATTATGGGCATTCTTAATATAACCCCAGATTCTTTTTCAGATGGGGGTAATTACTTTGAGTTATACAAAGCCATAGAACATGCCAATGAGATGATAAAAGAAGGTGCTGATATTATCGATGTTGGAGGGGAATCCACAAGACCTGGTGCAGATGAAGTAGATGTAAAAACAGAATTGAAAAGGGTTCTGCCTATTGTTGAAAAGCTAGTTGCTGAAGTCAATATCCCTATATCTGTAGATACGTATAAGGCAGAGGTGGCTGAAAAAGTGTTAGAGGCAGGCGCCCATATGATTAACGATGTGTGGGGGCTTCAAAGAGAACCCCAAATAGCCAATATAGTAGCCAAGTACAATGTGCCTGTGGTTATAATGCATAATCAAAAGGGAACAGAATATAAAACAGATATTATGGAATCTATTAAAGAATTCCTTAAAAAATCCATACAAATAGCAAAGACAGCAGGTATTCAAGAAGAAAATATAATAGTAGATCCAGGATTAGGCTTTGGCAAAAACTTTGAACAAAACATAGAAGTTATGTCAAGACTAGGGGAATTAAATGAATTAGGATACCCTATTCTATTAGGAACTTCAAGAAAATCTATGATAGGAAAAATATTAGATTTAGAGCCTAAGGCTAGAGTGGAAGGCACATTATCAACAACTGTTATGGGAATTATACAAGGTGTGGATATGGTTAGAGTGCATGATATAAAAGAAAATTTTAGAACCATAAAAGTAACGGATAAAATAGTGAGGTCATAG
- a CDS encoding VanZ family protein, with protein MIRINFILCLFIIIPIWLISRRKRFVQRRKRFNPYREFLVNILFIYFLWVAYLTLSPFYFTIPILGGRNFYFDTKLFYNLRHMARGYLRLQLLYSVGNIAMFIPFGILIPLIYKKARRFYIIVFLSFMFSLTIELTQVLFTVFRSGTVDDLFFNTLGGVIGYIGYIIIKKLSKRIKVLGKFLIP; from the coding sequence ATGATTAGGATTAATTTTATATTATGTTTATTTATAATTATTCCTATTTGGTTAATAAGTAGAAGAAAAAGATTTGTGCAAAGAAGAAAAAGATTTAATCCCTATAGAGAATTTTTAGTGAATATATTATTCATTTATTTTCTATGGGTAGCTTATTTAACTCTAAGCCCTTTTTACTTTACAATACCAATATTAGGAGGAAGAAATTTTTATTTTGACACAAAATTATTTTATAATTTAAGGCATATGGCAAGAGGTTATTTAAGATTACAATTATTATATTCAGTAGGAAATATTGCAATGTTTATTCCTTTTGGTATTTTAATACCATTAATCTATAAAAAGGCACGAAGATTTTATATAATTGTGTTTTTAAGTTTTATGTTTTCTTTAACAATAGAGTTAACCCAAGTATTGTTTACAGTGTTTAGAAGTGGGACGGTAGACGATTTGTTTTTTAATACTTTAGGGGGCGTTATAGGGTATATAGGTTATATTATAATAAAAAAATTAAGTAAACGTATTAAAGTATTGGGTAAGTTTTTAATTCCATAG
- the folK gene encoding 2-amino-4-hydroxy-6-hydroxymethyldihydropteridine diphosphokinase, producing MAKVYLGLGSNIGDKEQNLKQAIKLLQEHKQIKLMKKSSIYVTDPVGYTDQDVFYNQVIEVESDLEPYDLLAYVNEVEEILKRKRLIRWGPRTIDIDILLYDEYISQDEKLTIPHPRMTERAFVMVPLFELTQDVKINGKDIKVIYEAIDKNGAKKKV from the coding sequence ATGGCTAAAGTATATCTTGGACTAGGTAGTAATATAGGAGATAAAGAACAAAACTTAAAACAAGCAATAAAGTTGCTACAAGAACATAAACAAATAAAACTGATGAAAAAATCTTCTATATATGTAACAGATCCAGTTGGATATACGGATCAAGATGTTTTTTATAATCAAGTCATTGAGGTAGAATCAGATTTAGAGCCATATGATTTGTTAGCTTATGTTAATGAAGTAGAAGAAATTCTTAAAAGAAAAAGGCTTATTCGGTGGGGACCTAGAACCATTGATATTGACATATTGCTTTATGACGAGTACATATCACAAGATGAAAAATTAACAATACCTCATCCAAGAATGACTGAACGAGCTTTTGTTATGGTACCCTTATTTGAACTCACTCAGGATGTAAAAATTAATGGAAAAGACATAAAAGTTATTTATGAAGCGATAGATAAAAACGGTGCAAAGAAAAAAGTGTGA